In one Nocardioides luteus genomic region, the following are encoded:
- the mraZ gene encoding division/cell wall cluster transcriptional repressor MraZ, which produces MFFMGTYTPKLDEKGRIFLPAKFRDRLAEGVVVTQGQENCLVVWPEDVFMQEAQRAQQTPLTSRDARDYARVLFAGAEQTTPDKQGRIGIPPLLRDYAGIVKDVVVIGVMDRIEIWDPAKWAEYSAGAQAKFADLDESTD; this is translated from the coding sequence ATGTTCTTCATGGGCACGTACACGCCGAAGCTCGACGAGAAGGGCCGGATCTTCCTTCCCGCAAAGTTCCGAGATCGACTGGCGGAGGGGGTTGTCGTGACGCAAGGTCAGGAGAACTGCCTCGTGGTGTGGCCCGAGGACGTCTTCATGCAGGAGGCGCAGCGGGCCCAGCAGACGCCGCTCACCTCTCGGGACGCACGCGACTACGCCCGTGTCCTCTTTGCGGGGGCCGAGCAGACGACACCGGACAAGCAGGGCCGGATCGGCATCCCGCCGCTCCTGCGCGACTACGCCGGGATCGTCAAGGACGTCGTCGTGATCGGTGTGATGGACCGGATCGAGATCTGGGACCCGGCCAAGTGGGCGGAGTACTCCGCGGGTGCACAGGCCAAGTTCGCAGACCTCGACGAGTCGACGGACTGA
- a CDS encoding DUF58 domain-containing protein, translating into MREALSGLTVRGRAFLAAGITAIVCGILLDQSTLSRIGMLLVALPLVTAVVAAWGRYRLALVRHIEPHLTEAGQPARVELTIANEGRIPTGTLLLEETVPYALGGRPRFVVDRIGFGWRHKLGYQIRSEIRGRFDIGPMRVTVADPFGLVELNRAFHSTLPFTVTPRVIPLPSTPLTGNATASGDSRPRAFLGGSAEDVTVREYRRGDELRRVHWRSSARLGELMVRREEQPWQARATVFLDNRRSVHRGQGAGSSFEQAVVVAASVAVHLVEAGYSVRLVTSGGATPGTNAAGEINAGWHDREGQADAAALLEALAVVETVQHHHIDASWIGEAGQGGITVAVLGSLDEEDARVLRRVRHHTGAALAFSLAVDGWSAVHLAPEQRRPSGVPLLIQHGWKAVELGIGDSVATRWRELGTRGAAAGAGAAR; encoded by the coding sequence ATGCGTGAGGCGCTGTCCGGACTGACCGTCCGGGGCCGGGCGTTCCTGGCCGCCGGGATCACCGCGATCGTCTGCGGGATCCTGCTGGACCAGTCCACGCTGTCCAGGATCGGGATGCTGCTGGTCGCGCTGCCGCTGGTCACCGCGGTGGTCGCGGCCTGGGGCCGCTACCGGCTCGCCCTCGTGCGCCACATCGAGCCGCACCTGACCGAGGCCGGCCAGCCCGCCAGGGTCGAGCTGACCATCGCCAACGAGGGCCGGATCCCCACCGGCACCCTGCTGCTGGAGGAGACGGTCCCCTACGCGCTGGGCGGGCGCCCGCGCTTCGTGGTCGACCGGATCGGCTTCGGCTGGCGCCACAAGCTCGGCTATCAGATCCGCTCGGAGATCCGGGGCCGCTTCGACATCGGCCCGATGCGGGTGACGGTGGCCGACCCGTTCGGCCTGGTGGAGCTCAACCGCGCCTTCCACTCCACGCTCCCGTTCACGGTCACGCCGCGGGTGATCCCGCTGCCGTCCACCCCGCTGACCGGTAACGCGACCGCGTCCGGCGACTCCCGGCCGCGAGCCTTCCTCGGCGGCAGCGCGGAGGACGTCACGGTGCGGGAGTACCGCCGCGGCGACGAGCTGCGGCGGGTGCACTGGCGCAGCTCGGCCCGTCTCGGCGAGCTGATGGTGCGCCGCGAGGAGCAGCCCTGGCAGGCCCGGGCCACCGTCTTCCTCGACAACCGGCGCTCGGTCCACCGGGGCCAGGGCGCCGGCTCCTCCTTCGAGCAGGCCGTCGTGGTCGCCGCCTCGGTCGCGGTGCACCTGGTCGAGGCCGGCTACTCCGTACGCCTGGTGACCTCCGGCGGCGCCACCCCCGGGACCAACGCGGCCGGCGAGATCAACGCCGGCTGGCACGACCGCGAGGGCCAGGCCGACGCGGCCGCGCTGCTGGAGGCGCTCGCCGTGGTCGAGACCGTTCAGCACCACCACATCGACGCCTCCTGGATCGGCGAGGCCGGGCAGGGCGGCATCACCGTCGCGGTGCTCGGCTCCCTCGACGAGGAGGACGCCCGCGTCCTTCGCCGGGTGCGGCACCACACCGGGGCCGCCCTCGCCTTCTCGCTCGCCGTGGACGGCTGGAGCGCGGTGCACCTGGCCCCCGAGCAGCGGCGGCCCAGCGGCGTACCTCTGCTCATCCAGCACGGCTGGAAGGCGGTCGAGCTCGGCATCGGTGACTCGGTGGCCACGCGCTGGCGCGAGCTCGGCACCCGGGGTGCGGCCGCGGGAGCGGGGGCGGCACGATGA
- a CDS encoding transglutaminase family protein, which translates to MMTSSDVRGVVPAMAVPVTCFVTVLFALSSWGSFTNTRFPYLGPILVAGLLVVGTGISARLLRVHGAVVVLLQLLLGTIATSLLVVQHPFPVTAGGRARVSAAMTEAYAAFNPFDLPMSAPEVAAYLVPGGVAAVFLADVLAVSLRRPPMMGLVVLGVFTVPFSIIGAGGWGGVSWVVFVLTATAFLVMLRFDRAQQLGRWGRRLDEDLPVVPAAGPAVIGVSAVAIALLTPAWMPSPSITLPGLGPGDGSGQLRVINPTVGLYGDLRRQSDEVMVTATPVYDQPVSSPSYLRILTLTKFTGTEWTPGNRDVPSDQTGVASFDPPMSDETLLGEPTTYQMRASDKFESTWLPVFTHPLEITARGPWRYDEDTLDFMSTEGRDHTVAGESWRMTAAPVEPSQARLLAAGEPGIGAPTGMTDLPLLPEKIEEIALERTAGQDRPFAKAVALQNWFRHSGEFVYSLERDVGTDGAALLEFLTTNKVGYCQQYATAMAVLARELDIPARVAVGFLDGDQDEDGVWRFRGRDLHAWPELWFEDIGWVRFEPTPAAADTREPGYTAGALGNARNEPEAPAPSAGTSVAPVPNRPQREEPDLPEVADTGTEESNAGAIWTGLGIVALLGAVALAAPAVIRRRRRKSRLAGDAEAGWTELGDTAIDLGLPWTGTRSPREEATSLAPHLQSREPMLALQRIVAAVERNRYAEHRDTAAVGDDVRLVSVALRAQADRRARRRARLWPASVFRRPAASATDGPAVRSERELISS; encoded by the coding sequence ATGATGACCTCCTCCGACGTACGCGGCGTCGTGCCCGCGATGGCGGTGCCGGTGACGTGCTTCGTGACCGTCCTGTTCGCGCTGTCCTCGTGGGGCTCGTTCACCAACACCCGCTTCCCCTACCTCGGCCCGATCCTGGTCGCCGGCCTGCTCGTGGTCGGCACCGGCATCTCCGCGCGGCTGCTGCGCGTGCACGGAGCGGTCGTGGTGCTGCTGCAGCTGCTCCTCGGCACGATCGCGACCAGCCTGCTGGTCGTCCAGCACCCCTTCCCCGTCACCGCCGGCGGCAGGGCGCGGGTCTCGGCCGCGATGACCGAGGCCTATGCCGCCTTCAACCCCTTCGACCTGCCGATGTCCGCCCCGGAGGTGGCCGCCTACCTCGTCCCGGGCGGTGTCGCGGCCGTGTTCCTGGCCGACGTCCTGGCGGTCTCGCTGCGGCGGCCGCCGATGATGGGGCTCGTCGTGCTGGGCGTGTTCACGGTGCCGTTCAGCATCATCGGCGCCGGTGGCTGGGGTGGGGTCTCCTGGGTCGTCTTCGTGCTCACCGCGACCGCGTTCCTGGTGATGCTGCGCTTCGATCGTGCCCAGCAGCTCGGCCGCTGGGGGCGGCGTCTCGACGAGGACCTCCCCGTGGTGCCGGCCGCCGGGCCGGCGGTCATCGGCGTCTCCGCGGTGGCGATCGCGCTCCTCACCCCGGCCTGGATGCCCAGCCCGAGCATCACCCTCCCCGGCCTGGGGCCGGGAGACGGCAGCGGCCAGCTGCGCGTGATCAACCCGACCGTCGGGCTCTACGGCGACCTGCGCAGGCAGTCCGACGAGGTGATGGTCACCGCCACCCCGGTCTACGACCAACCCGTCTCGTCGCCCTCCTACCTGCGGATCCTCACGCTCACGAAGTTCACCGGCACCGAGTGGACGCCTGGCAACCGCGACGTACCCTCCGACCAGACCGGCGTGGCCTCCTTCGATCCGCCGATGTCCGACGAGACGTTGCTGGGCGAGCCCACGACCTACCAGATGCGGGCCAGCGACAAGTTCGAGTCGACCTGGCTCCCGGTCTTCACCCATCCGCTGGAGATCACTGCCAGGGGTCCGTGGCGCTATGACGAGGACACCCTCGACTTCATGTCGACCGAGGGCCGGGACCACACCGTCGCCGGCGAGAGCTGGCGGATGACCGCCGCACCGGTCGAGCCGTCCCAGGCGCGGCTGCTGGCCGCGGGCGAGCCCGGGATCGGGGCGCCGACAGGGATGACCGACCTGCCGCTGCTCCCCGAGAAGATCGAGGAGATCGCCCTGGAGCGCACGGCCGGCCAGGACCGGCCCTTCGCCAAGGCCGTCGCCCTGCAGAACTGGTTCCGTCACAGCGGCGAGTTCGTCTACAGCCTGGAGCGCGACGTCGGCACCGACGGCGCGGCTCTGCTGGAGTTCCTGACGACCAACAAGGTCGGCTACTGCCAGCAGTACGCCACGGCCATGGCCGTGCTCGCCCGCGAGCTCGACATCCCGGCCCGGGTCGCCGTCGGCTTCCTCGACGGAGACCAGGACGAGGACGGCGTCTGGCGGTTCCGCGGCCGCGATCTCCACGCCTGGCCCGAGCTGTGGTTCGAGGACATCGGCTGGGTTCGCTTCGAGCCGACGCCCGCGGCTGCCGACACCAGGGAGCCGGGCTACACCGCCGGTGCGCTGGGCAATGCCCGCAACGAGCCGGAGGCGCCCGCGCCCAGCGCCGGCACGAGCGTGGCTCCGGTGCCCAACCGGCCGCAGCGCGAGGAGCCCGACCTGCCCGAGGTCGCCGACACCGGCACCGAGGAGTCCAACGCGGGGGCGATCTGGACCGGTCTGGGCATCGTGGCCCTGCTCGGAGCGGTCGCGCTCGCTGCGCCTGCGGTGATCCGTCGCCGGCGCCGGAAGTCCCGGCTGGCCGGCGACGCGGAGGCCGGCTGGACCGAGCTCGGCGACACCGCGATCGACCTGGGCCTGCCCTGGACCGGCACCCGCTCACCGCGGGAGGAGGCCACCAGCCTGGCCCCGCACCTGCAGAGCCGCGAGCCGATGCTCGCGCTGCAGCGCATCGTGGCCGCCGTCGAGCGCAACCGCTATGCGGAGCATCGCGACACCGCGGCGGTCGGGGACGACGTACGCCTGGTCTCGGTCGCGCTCAGGGCGCAGGCCGACCGGCGGGCGCGGAGGCGGGCACGACTGTGGCCGGCGTCGGTCTTCCGACGCCCGGCGGCATCGGCCACCGACGGACCGGCGGTGCGGTCCGAGCGGGAGCTGATCTCGTCCTAG
- the dinB gene encoding DNA polymerase IV, translating to MTSSAGAPEVTPILHVDMDAFFVSVAIRHQPELWDQPVVVGGHARGVVTCANYPARAYGVRAAMPGSMARRLCPQLVSVRLDFGEVAEVSKQVREIFRRATPLVEVVSVDEAFLDVSGATRLFGSPEQIAQRIRRQIAEELSITCSVGVAPTPSVAKVGSRKAKPDGVVVVRPEDVPGFLHPLDVGELYGVGPSTRKRLRRLGFETVGDIARTPVPTLHQILGPRLGGHLHRLATGTDRRELTGRLGPDLPDRSTGAQETFGHDLSDREDIVRELLRLSARVTRRMRRAGTVGRTVALTVRFTDFKTISRSRTLPDPTDVTQEVHATAVRLYDELNLRGRALRLVGVRVEHLIAREGTDRQLVLGERERGWSEADRAVDQVAERFGSSLVRPASLLDHGRG from the coding sequence GTGACCTCCTCCGCTGGCGCTCCGGAGGTCACCCCGATCCTCCATGTCGACATGGACGCCTTCTTCGTCTCGGTGGCGATCAGGCATCAGCCCGAGCTGTGGGACCAGCCGGTGGTCGTCGGGGGACACGCCCGCGGCGTGGTGACCTGCGCCAACTATCCGGCCCGGGCCTACGGCGTGCGGGCGGCGATGCCGGGCTCGATGGCGAGGCGACTGTGCCCGCAGCTGGTCTCGGTCCGCCTCGACTTCGGCGAGGTCGCCGAGGTCTCCAAGCAGGTCCGGGAGATCTTCCGCCGAGCCACCCCGCTGGTGGAGGTGGTCAGCGTCGACGAGGCGTTCCTCGACGTCAGCGGGGCGACCAGGCTGTTCGGGAGCCCCGAGCAGATCGCGCAGCGGATCCGTCGCCAGATCGCCGAGGAGCTGAGCATCACCTGCTCGGTCGGTGTCGCGCCGACCCCGAGCGTGGCCAAGGTCGGCAGCCGCAAGGCGAAGCCCGACGGCGTCGTGGTCGTCCGGCCGGAGGACGTCCCCGGCTTCCTCCATCCTCTCGACGTCGGTGAGCTCTACGGCGTCGGGCCGAGCACGCGCAAGCGGCTTCGCCGGCTCGGCTTCGAGACGGTCGGTGACATCGCCCGCACCCCGGTCCCGACCCTCCATCAGATCCTCGGTCCCCGCCTCGGCGGCCACCTGCACCGGCTCGCCACCGGCACCGACCGGCGCGAGCTGACCGGAAGGCTCGGCCCCGACCTGCCCGACCGGTCGACCGGCGCCCAGGAGACCTTCGGCCACGACCTGAGCGACCGCGAGGACATCGTGCGCGAGCTGCTGCGGCTCTCGGCCCGCGTCACCCGGCGGATGAGGAGGGCCGGCACGGTCGGCCGCACGGTCGCGCTGACGGTCCGGTTCACCGACTTCAAGACCATCTCGCGCTCCCGCACGCTGCCCGACCCCACAGACGTCACCCAGGAGGTGCACGCCACGGCGGTCCGGCTCTACGACGAGCTGAACCTCCGTGGCCGGGCGCTGCGCCTGGTCGGCGTGCGGGTCGAGCACCTGATCGCGCGCGAGGGCACCGACCGACAGCTCGTCCTGGGGGAGCGGGAACGCGGCTGGTCCGAGGCCGATCGTGCCGTCGATCAGGTCGCCGAACGCTTCGGGTCCAGCCTGGTGCGCCCGGCGAGCCTGCTCGACCATGGCCGGGGTTGA
- a CDS encoding DUF4126 domain-containing protein produces the protein MESLALTFSSGWASGINAYLVVLVLGVVQRTTGAEAIPDVLGTWPVLAAAGLMYAIEFVADKVPYIDSTWDSISTVIRPTIGAVIGVLLAGEADSLNEAVGGVVGGTTALMSHLIKASERLAVNTSPEPVSNSVVSVAEDGLVLGVVWFATEHPLAAAGVAAVLLVAGLVLVYLLVRAVRGGWRKLTRRGRRGAPPPDGPSGGDTLPYPVQ, from the coding sequence ATGGAATCTCTAGCGCTGACCTTCTCCAGTGGGTGGGCCAGTGGCATCAACGCCTACCTGGTCGTGCTGGTGCTCGGCGTCGTGCAGCGTACGACGGGGGCAGAGGCGATCCCGGACGTGCTCGGCACGTGGCCGGTGCTGGCTGCCGCGGGGCTGATGTACGCGATCGAGTTCGTCGCCGACAAGGTGCCCTACATCGACTCGACCTGGGACTCGATCTCCACGGTGATCCGCCCCACCATCGGCGCGGTCATCGGCGTCCTGCTCGCCGGTGAGGCCGACTCGCTCAACGAGGCCGTCGGCGGCGTGGTGGGCGGCACGACGGCGCTGATGTCCCATCTGATCAAGGCCAGCGAGCGGCTCGCGGTCAACACCTCCCCCGAGCCGGTCTCCAACTCGGTCGTCAGCGTGGCCGAGGACGGCCTCGTCCTCGGCGTGGTCTGGTTCGCGACCGAGCACCCGCTGGCCGCGGCGGGCGTCGCCGCGGTGCTGCTGGTGGCCGGGCTGGTGCTGGTCTACCTCCTCGTCCGGGCCGTTCGCGGAGGCTGGCGCAAGCTGACCCGGCGCGGACGACGCGGCGCCCCACCCCCTGACGGGCCCTCCGGCGGCGACACCTTGCCCTACCCCGTCCAGTGA
- a CDS encoding SAV_6107 family HEPN domain-containing protein → MSEKDDPMHLLPATTHSYLFRATESLSEAIVADDVPSRYAMAHVAALQAAAALIAARTDPVEAASRAGRRRPWNAWVRLKKVAPELSEWADYFAAGAAKRAAAEAGSIRAVTAEEADDQVRDADRFLAVVEESLGLMAHTSHVTRLRHDRLVG, encoded by the coding sequence TTGAGCGAGAAGGACGACCCGATGCATCTGCTCCCGGCGACGACTCACAGCTACCTCTTCCGCGCCACCGAGTCCCTCTCGGAGGCCATCGTGGCCGACGACGTGCCGAGCAGGTACGCCATGGCGCACGTCGCCGCCCTCCAGGCCGCCGCGGCGCTGATCGCCGCCCGCACCGATCCCGTCGAGGCGGCGAGCCGCGCCGGCCGCCGCCGTCCGTGGAACGCCTGGGTCCGCCTCAAGAAGGTCGCGCCCGAGCTCTCCGAGTGGGCCGACTACTTCGCCGCGGGCGCCGCCAAGCGCGCCGCCGCGGAGGCCGGCTCGATCCGGGCTGTCACCGCCGAGGAGGCCGACGACCAGGTGCGCGACGCCGACCGTTTCCTCGCCGTCGTCGAGGAGTCGCTCGGGCTGATGGCCCACACCTCCCACGTCACCCGCCTCCGTCACGACCGCCTCGTGGGCTGA
- a CDS encoding DUF3040 domain-containing protein — MPLSEEELRLLEQMERALSAEDPKFASALRGTALRRAQRRHAVIAGIVLAGGVALLMTGVISRMWIVGVVGFLVMLASTSVLLTALRGAAAVEEDDGDHTPRSSFLDRASERWKQRRRGDNDL, encoded by the coding sequence GTGCCACTCTCGGAAGAGGAGCTTCGCCTGCTCGAGCAGATGGAGCGCGCGCTCTCGGCGGAGGACCCGAAGTTCGCCTCCGCCCTCCGAGGCACGGCCCTGCGCCGTGCCCAACGTCGACACGCGGTCATCGCGGGCATCGTGCTCGCCGGTGGAGTCGCGTTGCTGATGACCGGTGTGATCTCACGGATGTGGATCGTCGGAGTGGTCGGCTTCCTGGTGATGCTGGCCTCGACCTCCGTGCTGCTCACCGCCCTGCGCGGTGCGGCTGCGGTGGAGGAGGACGACGGGGACCACACTCCACGCAGCTCGTTCCTCGACCGGGCCAGCGAGCGCTGGAAGCAACGCCGCCGCGGCGACAACGACCTGTAG
- the rsmH gene encoding 16S rRNA (cytosine(1402)-N(4))-methyltransferase RsmH, with product MGVEAVTNQKHVPVMLDRIVDLLAPALADGGVLVDCTTGHGGHTEAVLERIPGSRVIGIDRDTYALGIAGERLARFGDRWTGVHAVYDEILDVVAEQGLDEVQAVLFDLGVSSMQLDQRERGFAYAEDAPLDMRMDATRGQTAADVLNTYSAADLTRILRDYGEEKFAKKIAHAVVKRREKQPFTTSGPLVELLYAEIPAPARRTGGHPAKRTFQALRMEVNDELGALRTALPASLEAVGVGGRVVVESYHSLEDRLTKRAFAEATKLDVPPDLPFVPPDAEPSFRLLTRGAEQATEAEIEENPRAASVRLRAVERVKPRSNPRDKTAKPTPGATR from the coding sequence ATGGGGGTCGAGGCGGTGACGAACCAGAAGCACGTGCCGGTGATGCTCGACCGCATCGTCGACCTGCTCGCACCCGCGCTCGCCGACGGCGGCGTCCTGGTCGACTGCACGACCGGCCACGGCGGTCACACCGAGGCGGTCCTCGAGCGGATCCCCGGGTCGCGCGTGATCGGCATCGACCGCGACACCTACGCCCTCGGCATCGCGGGGGAGCGGCTGGCGCGCTTCGGCGACCGGTGGACCGGTGTGCACGCGGTCTACGACGAGATCCTCGACGTGGTCGCCGAGCAGGGGCTGGACGAGGTCCAGGCGGTGCTCTTCGACCTCGGTGTCTCCTCGATGCAGCTCGACCAGCGTGAGCGTGGGTTCGCCTACGCCGAGGACGCGCCGCTCGACATGCGGATGGACGCCACCCGTGGCCAGACCGCGGCCGACGTCCTCAACACCTACTCGGCGGCGGACCTGACCCGGATCCTGCGGGACTACGGCGAGGAGAAGTTCGCCAAGAAGATCGCCCATGCCGTGGTCAAGCGTCGCGAGAAGCAGCCGTTCACGACCTCGGGCCCGCTCGTGGAGCTCCTCTACGCGGAGATCCCGGCACCAGCCCGTCGCACCGGCGGACATCCGGCCAAGCGCACCTTCCAGGCGCTGCGGATGGAGGTCAACGACGAGCTCGGGGCGCTGCGTACGGCACTGCCGGCATCGCTCGAGGCCGTCGGCGTCGGTGGCCGGGTGGTGGTGGAGTCCTACCACTCGCTCGAGGACCGGCTCACCAAGCGGGCCTTCGCCGAGGCGACGAAGCTGGACGTACCCCCGGACCTGCCGTTCGTGCCGCCCGACGCGGAGCCGTCCTTCCGCCTGCTCACCCGTGGTGCCGAGCAGGCGACCGAGGCGGAGATCGAGGAGAACCCGCGCGCCGCCTCGGTGAGGCTGCGCGCGGTGGAGCGCGTCAAGCCCCGATCCAACCCCAGAGACAAGACAGCCAAGCCAACCCCTGGAGCAACCAGATGA
- a CDS encoding methyltransferase domain-containing protein: MAAGSASTSRRAGARTVAVWDALDPVLASGSLDVLDIGGGTGTSAVRIAGLGHRVTVVDPSPDALAALDRRAREAGVSVDARQGDLAALSDVADPGGADLVLCHGVLEVVPDPAAALAGIREVLRPGGTLSLLVAQRTAAVLSRALAGHFAQAVELLDDTAPQGRSGRRFALDEVTGLLDAAGFEVTDVRGVRVFVDHVPGSLLDVEPGATSALVDLEQAVSTRPDYLPFASQLHLLGSLR; this comes from the coding sequence ATGGCAGCTGGCTCCGCATCAACCAGTCGTCGGGCAGGCGCCCGGACCGTCGCCGTCTGGGACGCGCTCGACCCGGTCCTGGCCTCCGGCTCGCTCGACGTCCTCGACATCGGCGGCGGCACCGGCACCTCAGCCGTACGCATCGCCGGACTCGGTCACCGGGTCACCGTCGTCGACCCCAGCCCGGACGCGCTGGCAGCGCTCGACCGGCGCGCCCGCGAGGCCGGTGTCTCCGTCGACGCCCGCCAGGGTGACCTGGCCGCCCTCTCCGACGTCGCCGACCCCGGCGGAGCCGATCTGGTCCTCTGCCACGGCGTCCTCGAGGTCGTCCCCGATCCGGCAGCCGCACTGGCGGGGATCCGCGAGGTGCTCCGCCCCGGTGGCACCCTCAGCCTGCTGGTCGCCCAGCGCACCGCCGCCGTCCTCTCCCGAGCCCTGGCCGGCCACTTCGCGCAGGCCGTCGAGCTCCTCGACGACACCGCTCCGCAGGGCCGCTCCGGTCGCCGGTTCGCCCTCGACGAGGTCACCGGGCTGCTGGACGCGGCGGGGTTCGAGGTCACGGACGTCCGTGGCGTACGTGTGTTCGTCGATCATGTGCCGGGGTCGCTGCTCGACGTCGAGCCGGGGGCGACCAGTGCGCTGGTCGATCTCGAGCAGGCTGTCTCCACGCGGCCGGATTACCTGCCGTTCGCTTCGCAGCTGCATTTGCTCGGTTCGCTTCGCTGA
- a CDS encoding AAA family ATPase — protein MHGAEIETLVRVAGRIRDSIEKVIEGKTDVVDSTLTVLLAEGHLLIEDVPGVGKTQLAKALARSIDCSVRRIQFTPDLLPSDVTGVSIFNQNTREFEFRPGGIFANIVVGDEINRASPKTQSALLECMEEHQVTVDNVTYQLESPFMVIATQNPIEMEGTYALPEAQRDRFMARVSIGYPPVGSEIAMLASHSASNPLDDLDPVTDAAEIRKLVGVVNQIYVADSVRRYTVALTAATRANNELALGASPRASLHLLRAAKAHAALHGREFVLPDDVRRLTGPVLAHRLLPSASAAMHGRSVTDILETVVSAVPVPQS, from the coding sequence GTGCATGGGGCAGAGATCGAGACATTGGTGCGGGTCGCGGGCCGCATTCGCGACAGCATCGAGAAGGTGATCGAAGGAAAGACCGACGTCGTCGACTCCACGCTCACCGTGCTCCTCGCCGAGGGGCACCTCTTGATCGAGGACGTGCCCGGAGTCGGCAAGACCCAGCTCGCGAAGGCGCTGGCGCGCTCGATCGACTGCTCGGTGCGCCGCATCCAGTTCACGCCCGACCTGCTCCCGAGCGACGTCACCGGGGTGTCGATCTTCAACCAGAACACCCGGGAGTTCGAGTTCCGCCCGGGTGGCATCTTCGCCAACATCGTGGTCGGCGACGAGATCAACCGTGCCTCCCCCAAGACCCAGTCGGCGCTGCTGGAGTGCATGGAGGAGCACCAGGTCACCGTCGACAACGTGACCTACCAGCTGGAGTCGCCGTTCATGGTGATCGCGACCCAGAACCCGATCGAGATGGAGGGGACGTACGCCCTCCCCGAGGCGCAGCGCGACCGGTTCATGGCGCGGGTCTCGATCGGCTATCCCCCGGTCGGCTCGGAGATCGCGATGCTGGCCAGCCACAGCGCATCCAACCCGCTCGACGACCTCGACCCGGTGACCGACGCCGCGGAGATCCGCAAGCTCGTCGGCGTCGTGAACCAGATCTACGTCGCCGACTCCGTGCGCCGCTACACCGTCGCCCTCACCGCGGCGACCCGCGCCAACAACGAGCTCGCCCTCGGTGCCTCGCCCCGGGCCAGCCTGCACCTGCTGCGGGCCGCGAAGGCTCATGCCGCTCTGCACGGACGCGAGTTCGTCCTTCCCGATGACGTACGCAGGCTGACCGGCCCGGTCCTTGCCCACCGTCTCCTCCCCAGCGCCTCCGCGGCGATGCACGGCCGGTCGGTCACCGACATCCTCGAGACCGTCGTGTCCGCCGTGCCGGTGCCGCAGTCCTGA